CATGAATTGCTtcttataaaaaaactaattatctATACCTCCTGtatttaatgataaaataaaCTATACAACACGGAAACCAACTTTAGTGCTATGTGTGCATTTTCAAAGCGTCTGAGTCCAAAAATGTAATTGGACTGACGGTCTTATGAAGTAATTATGATTATGAAGgcgaatcaaaaaaatatttatttgaattttttgagaTCAATATGAAAAAATATACCTGAAttataatattgatttttttttggttctcctactatttaaattttctgcatactttctGACGACAGCATGGTAGGTGTTAGATAAAGAATTTTTAGATTTTAATgaagtaatatattttaatttgaagtctataaaagtgaaatatttgATCGTTTAATTTAAAGTTGTGAAACTGCGTGGAAAGAGGTTTAAGGTGGGGTAGACGACGATGAAAAAATTTCTTCCGTACACACCCGAATACTTGCCTTTGTGTAACTTCGGGATTATTTGAACTTCACGTGTAATTAACCGTTTTAAAGTTTGCCTGTTCAGCAACGCGGGTGCCATCATGCGCTAGTCCCTGCTGTGCTCGCAAACAGCTCGCCTCGATAATGACAGGGTCCTTACAATCAGAACCTGTAGTGACAGGTGTCAAGTGGCGTAACAAAGatactttattaaattttcaaatcaatatctatcatttttgacgtgacaacatctaataaatagatgaacgccggctgcacgcacgaaaaagtatcccgtaacgcacattgtcccgttacgctgtgtcccgttacgctcattgtacgcttgcgccgcatctatctctcatccactcgattggaacaaccatcgatttgactttttcgtggcacattaaacttgaaacactcccattcgtttcctacttttcctatcatcgtcctatccttaacagaataacacagattggaagaagttaaatagcaaacatgtataaaagttatagaaaaataatctgttcgttaaagtaataaacatatttgaattaatgagtgcaaataaaagtaaatttatgaattaaattgtagatttcatttcactccttctttgtatccatacaaaatagtggtaatttaataaaaattattcaattttattcataaaagtatgcaatcatttcatcaatgttttttgtgacgttgtcacgttaaactatcgtccgtaaaccgactttagagacaaccaattttttttaagttttaatgtcTTAAGTATCTTTGTTACGTCAGTTTGATGCCTTTATGTCAAGCTTTTAACCCGCAAAATTTTCAAActaagataaaaacaaaattacgaaAGTAGTATTTATACATTAGCCGGTACTGGCCCTGACTTCTGCATTTGCGTTGTGAATTTTTGAACActatcttgtattgtgacgtcacggcggccatcttggatgacctggaccttcaaaattagaataatttgccaaaaaattttaaaaaaatatattgcacaaATTTTCCTAATAAATggtaaaaattcaccaaaatttttaGTTTCTTGTAAAGAAATTCCTCCCAATAATcccaaaaaatttgaaatttttttcccttatttcGAGGAAAAAGTTCACTTTTTAAGGGAAACTTTCCCGTTTTATCCCTTGTAAATTCAAAAATCCAAGTTTGAAAATCGAAATAATTTCGCCTTTAAAATaaccaaaagttcacaaagcggCTTAAAGTCCGCATCTAAAAGCCGCTCTTAAGCCGCCGAGATCATGACcctgacaaaaaatttaatatttaattttcaaccaaaaattccaaaataatttaatatatttaaaaatatagctTACTGCAAATGTTTAGTGACATAATTGATTTCTGTCTTCAGTTCAATTACCGGTTATAGAAAAACGATTTTAAAATGGCGGCCAAGACAGCTGTTAAGATGGCAGACCCCATGGTAATAAATGCTATTGCACTATATCGGGGGAAAATAAAACTAATGCGGTAACAACGtcatctagcagacgaaaatgtaATGGTTATTTCCACTAGACGACAATAAGATGGCGGATCAGAGAtagctgacatgacgtcatactggctgacgtaatatctgctcTAGCATtcgtggtgggaggtcagtctgccggggGCTAGCATGGAGAAAGGTTGCGGGACCATTTTTAATCTATTGACtttgccgggttcgaaccgaagtcACCATGGCGTAAGtacgttttttatttaaaatattattttttttataaattttaatttttttccgttaaaatcttataataattacggattttcaagatagcaaacgtaacgaaaagtgcaatggtgacatcTTGATTCAAGATGGCTGATGTGACGTAAACCAGAGttcgattaaaattttattttaattgaaataaatatttttttttgttaataatttacaTGGGAATCTAACAAAGGATCGAAATCCtttaagtaactaaaaatttaaatgaaacaacttttttttttatttttcgagaACGTTTTAGTCAAATATTAAAGAATTCAAAATTTTacggtcaagatcaaggtcaaggtcatgaacACTGGTGGGGCTTTCGTGAGAAATTTTGCCCCTCGTAAAGGAAATTTGGTCCATCTGGATTTTTGCggggaaaatgggaaatttaccCTTAAAAAAGGGGAATTATACTTCGAAAAATTGAAGTTTCTAGGaattttgaagttcaaggtcatccaagatggccgccgtgacgtaagaGTGGTTGGTCGTTGACCCCACCTCACATCTCGCAccggagccccttttatatactacattttatttatttatttattttgttctttATCTTATTCTGGACTCTCAAGACTgcattcggattcgaggggtgtacATATTCTAagtactgtttgggattcaaTTTTGAGATTCGGATGCGAAAAATGGTGATTTAATACATAACTACAGATAACTCCTCGTGCTGCGATTCAACCCACATCCCTCACAATTGTTTAATGTAAACGCCACCCGtgacataaattataaaaaattaaatgctttcATTGATAACTCTATGAGCTCGGGACTTCGTTTGCGTAGACAGAATATGCCACACGTGTTTTAATTATAATGCAGGCTAATGAGGCCATTCTCTAGTAGTCTTTGTTGGCTTGTGAGGTTTTAGCCGTGAATAAGTGGTTGtgtaccgacgtttcgctctgcattgcagaAGGCATCTTCAGGGTTCTTAAATCCACTCTGTTTATTTCTTAACTCTTTATGTCCCTGCGACAATACAGAGTGAAACTTCGGTGCAAAATACCACTTCGAGGCTTCGAAACTTAAATAGTTAATTTCCTTAAAGCTATtagataataatatattaaaatctaTTGTCTGATTTTATAATACactaaattaattacaagttacATAAAAGCTCCCTtgtcaacttaatttttttttacgttcaggCGAAAGGCATAACcattaattgtattaaataatttgataacATGCAACGTATTACACTTCTGTCCGGGGTTGAAACTGCATTTATTCAATTATATTATCATCGTCATATCTATGAAACCATTTACAATTTCACGATAAAACAAAGACAATGctagtaaaagtatttaaaaaagttaaaatttcaaaacaaaagcaTTTTGAGATAAATAATTTCGTacagacagaaaaaaattttaacagagtATATAGTTGAAAAATATAGTCTGCTAAAGAAAAATACTTATTAATATAACATTTCTAAAAGAAAATGTTTAGCAAATATTTGATTGGAAATGTGTCAAAACGTAACATTTAATATTTGATAGATttgctcaaaaaaattaaaagtacatatattTCCACGTTTAGTTTGATGCTAACTTTAACAGCGCTTTCGCTAACATGTTTGTGGAGGTCACGAATGTGGAAATCATCAGGGAAGGGGTATTTATCGAACCTTTTCGTTACTTCTTCCCCTGTTTTTATTTTACGCTTTTGTACATTTGACGCAAaactaattacattttaatttgtaacacCCGATAAATTACAGCGCTGGTGGAATTGGACTCTTTAATTTCTGCTTCCATACATGAATAGAAAAGTTTTAATTAACAGATTTTATTATTccgtaaaaaaaatctattacaaGAGAGATTCAAttcatctaatttttttaattatgttgaaacaaacataatatttggttctcatagtaaaattataataagcAAAATTGTCtaagagttaaaaatatttttatttagttaattttgcaTTCCGTGATGCCATGTAACAACTATgtcaaaataaatgttatttaaaattgtatttcttaaaaatatttgcccttcattctaaaattattttcttttaaaaacttattaatgTGTATAATTGAATAGTTACTAATATTTAGGCACTAAAAGCTGACCTATGGTGCAGGGTGTGGTGTGGGTGGTatcatccaccatcttggattctgacgtcatgtTTATcgtcttggattaccttgacctttgaccttgtacttcaaaattgtccaaaaattcccaaaaattactcaaaattccttaTTTTGTCCGAAATTCGCCCTAATCTGccactatttacagtttttaggaaaacttatttcaacaaaaaatcagaaaaatcaaaaaaattaaaagttcccTATATCGAgggaaaaaaatcccgttttgaagaaacattttcagtgtttttattaaaatttatgaagtAAATTTTTCCTAATtaacttttacaatttttaataatttttaccaccttgaaaatccttaattgtTCCCCCAAAaaatcgaaaaatatttgaataaataaaaatttaactaacaaaattttaattaaatgtcattTATAAACGCACATCATGGAGCTTAGAGTCCTTGGTCTGAAACCGGTGAGAgcaaaataaagatggcgacagatccttcctccatggaaatCACCGACAGACTCACCTCCCACTATTGACAGACTCACCTCCACTACTAATTCCAGTTATATATTACGACAGCTGATATTACGTCACGTCCGCctacttgttttcgtctgctggagacagcTCTTTTGGGTTGTGAATTAATAGCCGCCATCTTGCTATCgtttgctggaggccaccatcatgttttaATATGCTAAAGTGCGCTACAGCcatgttagttaaaattttaccTGCAATGCTAAATGGTGCCCATAatatcctaattgtcaaggtcatgacaaACGGTTTGGGGTGGCTTCctttaggactcttaagccacttttaggaaatTTCTAGCCACTGGCATTTTTGAGAACTCAAAagtgaaattttccctcaaaacgggaattttccctcgaaattggtaaatgtttttctgattattttttttagattttctgacgtaatatttttttccctgcgaCTGGAAATTTGGTAAATTTTGCCGCATTTTGGACgaattttgaatagttttgagTTAATTGGCAATATTTGGCaaatttcaaaggtcaaggtcatccaagatggccgccgtgaggtCAGATTCAAAGATGACGGCCGACACCATACCATGAACCCTGGGCTCGGACCTACTTATATATACTACTTACATTGTATAGTATAATTGCATTAACAGTATGTATCTGTTTGAAAGTGCAAATGTTTATTGGAGTAAATTGTTCCCTATATTTCAAATGTTCTGCACACAAGCAGCTAATCGatagaaatatttaaattcttcGGTAGTATAAATATCCCTACAGATACGTTGCATGTAATAGAGCTCATAAAATCATAATACAGCACAGACTTGCTAAATTTATGAGAACCACCACATAAAAATACTTCAAactccaaaaaattaattattaaaacaaaattgctTACTCTCtcaaagtttataatttttgttatatattaGAGTTTATTTTCACGTAACAtgattattttactgtatttaacaCAGAATATTATGTGcacgaatagaaaaaaaaaagatcataagATAAATTATACCAAGAACTCCTTTAGCATTGAAAGAAAAATCCATGGCTCATTAATTTTTTCTCGAAATATGAGTActgtttttaaatttcacatATTCATATATAACTTGCATTTGAGGCGAATCAATTAAGTATGAATatcaagaatttttaaaaaataaagttaggaggaaaaaaaaggttaaatgtttcaaaatatttgtttcgtATTTCTCTACCTGGActtcttaaaaaacaaaacactaaTGGCGGTTAAACTGCTTGTCTGTGGATACATCTGCCTAGAGAAAACAACGAAAATTATAGACAAACGATTCTAGACAcgttgaaaataatatttgttgaataaaaaaaatattaagagctGTATTGTGTTAAGATTACGGAAATATCAATTATTAACTTGTCACGATGTTTATGTTGTCTGTGATGTAGGAAAAACCGGTTTGTTAGGTTTGTGAGGATTGTGAGGTTTGTTAAGtttgttaggttatgtaaggGTTGTAAGGTTATGTAAGGTTTGTGAGGtttgttaggttatgtaagggttgttaggttatgtaagggttgttaggttatgtaaggtttgTTAGGTTTGTgaggtttgttaggttaggttatgtaaggtttgTGAGGTTTGTTAGGTTTGTGAGGTTTGTGGCCGCTCGTGCTGACGTCGTGGCCCGTCGTGTGTTCGCAGCTGAGCGAGGACGTCGGCTACGTGCTCTACTCGGCGCTCGGCTCCTTCTACATCCCCAGCTGCATCATGGTGTTCGTCTACATCCGCATCTACTTCGCGGCGAAGGCGCGCGCGCGGCGGGGGATCCGCAAGCCGCAGCGGCCGCGCGCGCAGCAGGAGAAGTGCACCAGCTTCACGACGACCACGGCGGCGACGTCTTCTTCTGCGGCGGCGACGACGGCGACGGCGTCCGTCGCGACGGCCACGGAGGACGCGGTCACCTTGGAGCTACCCCCCGGGGTGGCCATATCCACCATAGCGGCGCCAAGGCCAATGGCCATCCCCATCGTCACGTGCGACTTCGCGTCCGACATCAGCACCAGCGACAACGCCGAGCCGCCCGCCGACGACGCGCCCAAAGACACGCTGAAGGTGGCTTGCGCCGCACCGGCGGCTGCGGCCCAAGGCTGCCAGCGGCTCGGCGCGAACCTGTCGGCCAACGGCGACCCTGCCGTGGTCACCCGCTGCCGGGCGCCTTCCGTCGGCATCGACGCCGACATGGTCAGCGAGTTCGACCCGTCGTCGTCGGACTCGGGCGTGGTGAGCCGGTGCGCCGTCGTCAAGCCCTTGAAGATGCGCCTGTGCCAGCCCATCTTCGGGCGGCGCGCCGCGTCCAAGTCCAAGTCCAAGTCCGACGACGGCGGCGGCGGGGCGACGCCGTCCAACGCCGGCGGCGAGgcgcagctgcagcagcagcagctgcagcagctgcagcagcagaTGCAGATGCAGCCGCCGCCCAAGATACAGAAGCCGCGCGACCCGGTGCGCGAGAAGAGGCGGCTCGCGCGCAAGAAGGAGAAGCGCGCCACGCTGATACTGGGGCTCATCATGGGCTCGTTcatcgcctgctggctgcccttCTTCTTCCTGTACATCCTGGTGCCGTCGTGCGCCGCCTGCTCCGTCCCGGACGTGGCCTTCGCCATCGCCTTCTGGCTGGGCTACATGAACTCGGCGCTGAACCCCGTCATCTACACCATCTTCAACAAGGACTTCAGGCGCGCCTTCCGCCGCATCCTGTTCAAGTGATGTCTGCTGCCGGCCGTGCGCTGGCTGTGCCCGGTTTGCCGCAAGGACCCGTTCAGGTGATCcttccctcctttcccctccctctcccctcTTTCTCACTTCTAAAACACCGTTCAATCATCCCTCAACTAAACACCTTTCCAACACACGACGTGCTCTCGAAATATTACCCATTTTTTCAGTTTCTCGCTCCGAATGTTTTAGGTTTCCAACcggaaaaaaaataacgttttcgCAGGATGAACTCTCTTTAAGAAGTATTAAATGAAATTCCTAAAGAGTTGttgtttgaataattatttaattccCTCGGTGTGTGAGAACGCGTTTGGGAGACGTGTTTATGTGAAACTGATGTACCGAGCACACTATCGTCtctacatattttataattagattttaaaatttgGGTGATTGCAATtttcagtttcttttttttttttacttttcgttTCATTATTTTtgccacgaatttttttttcaggattcgAACTGTAAATCAACAAATTATgtaattagcatttttttttctcttaaaaaaatgaTATATCTAGCTTCGATAACTATTTGGCAAGGTAAAGTTTTAAAACACCAAATTTTAATAACGTgaaaaagtatgtttatttataaaccTCTCTTTTACTACGAAAAACTTCGTTTATTTTAATAAGCAAGATATTGTTTTagatttaaatttcttaaattaataaaatataacgaCTCTTTACTTCGAAAACAGAgtctaaaaataattaatttaacatgtttatttcattttcttggttGAAATAAAGGACTGTGATTGTTTATCCTGATACTTAAGTAATGTGTCTCTGGAACATATACCTGTCCCGTTATTTTTGTGTTGAAAAAGATGAACACCGTTTTACAGACTTTTAGTTTTGCATGATTGTGATTGTCAATAATAACGGTTACATGAGGAACAATGATTAATTCTGTGATAAAAACAACGCTTTATCCCGAACTTTTTAGGCTTGCATTATATTTGAGACTGCTGTATCTTTTCTTATTGAATGGgtgattaaaagttattttttaaattttctcgtGTAAAGTAATGATTTTAAAACATACACGATGTACATTCTTCGTCTGTAACAAACCCCAAATGTACTGAAAtacttatgtatttaattattttttgtaagagATTTTTCTGAAACTTTCTTGAAATGTTTTGCGAATAAGAATTTATAtagaagtattttaaaactttgcaaCATTTTCAACTTACCTAATATTACTTTTATGGGAAAAAATTTTCtctatgcaatttttattttatagtaaataagtgagtataataaataatgagttgttttaaagaatatttattatataattagttTTGATTGAGTTTCAAATGAGGtagaaaagaataatatttttaattatgtga
The nucleotide sequence above comes from Bacillus rossius redtenbacheri isolate Brsri chromosome 17, Brsri_v3, whole genome shotgun sequence. Encoded proteins:
- the LOC134540702 gene encoding 5-hydroxytryptamine receptor 2A-like yields the protein MVFVYIRIYFAAKARARRGIRKPQRPRAQQEKCTSFTTTTAATSSSAAATTATASVATATEDAVTLELPPGVAISTIAAPRPMAIPIVTCDFASDISTSDNAEPPADDAPKDTLKVACAAPAAAAQGCQRLGANLSANGDPAVVTRCRAPSVGIDADMVSEFDPSSSDSGVVSRCAVVKPLKMRLCQPIFGRRAASKSKSKSDDGGGGATPSNAGGEAQLQQQQLQQLQQQMQMQPPPKIQKPRDPVREKRRLARKKEKRATLILGLIMGSFIACWLPFFFLYILVPSCAACSVPDVAFAIAFWLGYMNSALNPVIYTIFNKDFRRAFRRILFK